From the genome of Palaemon carinicauda isolate YSFRI2023 chromosome 6, ASM3689809v2, whole genome shotgun sequence, one region includes:
- the LOC137643166 gene encoding troponin I-like encodes MVARCEEDEMPLNVSRNTNATRMAARREELDEKQMNARKNTNASRMSTRREEEDEKQMNVRRNTNASRMASRREGEDEKHINGRRNINASGMAARRVGEDEKQMNVRRNTNASRMAARREREDKKQMNGRRNNNASRMAGRREEEDEKQMNVRRTTNACRMAARRAEEDEKQMNVRKNTNVSKMAARREGEDEKQMNGTRNTNAR; translated from the coding sequence atggtagctagatGTGAAGAAGACGAAATGCCGTTGAATGTAAGCAGGAACACTAATGCTACCAGAATGGCCGCTAGACGTGAAGAGttagacgaaaagcagatgaatgcaAGAaaaaacactaatgcaagcagaatgtctaCTAGAcgtgaagaagaagacgaaaagcagatgaatgtaagaaggaacactaatgcaagcagaatggcttCTAGACGTGAAGGAGAAGACGAAAAGCACATAAATggaagaaggaacattaatgcaagCGGAATGGCCGCTAGACGTGTAggagaagacgaaaagcagatgaatgtaagaaggaacactaatgccagcagaatggctgctagacgtgaaagagaagacaaaaagcagatgaatGGAAGAAGGAACAataatgcaagtagaatggcaggtaGACGTGAAGaggaagacgaaaagcagatgaatgtaagaaggaccACTAATGcatgcagaatggcagctagacgtgcaGAAGAagatgaaaagcagatgaatgtaagaaagaACACTAATGTAAGCAAAATGGCTGCTAGACGTGAAggagaagacgaaaagcagatgaatggaacaaggaacactaatgcaaggtGA